A part of Bacteroidota bacterium genomic DNA contains:
- the clpB gene encoding ATP-dependent chaperone ClpB: MNLQKFTVKAQEAVQAALDLAASLNHQGLEPPHLMKAFLADEGSVVRTLLSRLSANLDFIAAKTEGALGMLPKVSGASVGGQYVGNDLNTVFDRALSEAEALGDAYVATEHLLLAMAESSTAIGQALAEQNVTKERVLEAMQAMRGGQRVTDPYAEAKYEALNRYARDLGEAARKGKIDPVIGRDEEIRRVLQILSRRTKNNPVLVGEPGVGKTAIAEGLAIRIVQGDVPEGLKSKRLLALDMGALIAGAKYRGEFEDRLKAVVKEVADSDGEVILFIDELHTLVGAGAAEGAMDAANILKPALARGDLRAIGATTLDEFRKYFEKDKALERRFQMVLVGEPSVEDTVGILRGIKDRYEMHHGVRITDGAIVAAAELSDRYVTNRFLPDKAIDLVDEAASRLRIEIDSMPEELDQLEREIRQREIAREAVKREGDDAQVEVITEELANLEEERDRLRARWEQEKALIEAVQAAKEGIDRLRVEAEELERQGDFGRVAEIRYGQVPGLEAQIEATNARLDELQAGGALLKEEVGASDIAEVVSRATGIPVAKMLEAEKEKLLGMERDLERRVIGQSDAVAAVSNAVRRGRAGLQEASRPIGSFIFLGTTGVGKTELAKALAEQLFDDEGAVVRIDMSEYQERHAVSRLIGAPPGYVGYDEGGQLTEAVRRRPYSVVLLDEFEKAHPEVFNVLLQVLDDGRLTDNQGRTVDFTNTIVIMTSNLGSDLIKRRMELAGDEPFTDEQAEGLQTDMQNLLKQTLRPEFLNRIDETIVFQPLGRVEIGHIVGIQFENLRRLAAKSGIDLTLTDAARDYLARKGYDPVFGARPLKRVLQREIANQLAEQMLDGFVREGDTVEIDALPDGSGLTLTTDAAAPSEDAVTAPAAEA; encoded by the coding sequence ATGAACCTCCAGAAGTTTACTGTCAAGGCGCAGGAGGCCGTGCAGGCCGCGCTCGACCTGGCCGCCAGCCTGAACCACCAGGGCCTCGAGCCGCCGCACCTGATGAAAGCCTTTCTCGCCGACGAGGGCTCCGTCGTGCGGACCCTCCTCTCGCGCCTGAGCGCCAACCTCGACTTCATCGCCGCCAAGACCGAGGGTGCCCTCGGCATGCTCCCCAAAGTCTCGGGTGCGAGCGTCGGCGGGCAGTACGTCGGCAACGACCTCAACACCGTCTTCGACCGGGCGCTCAGCGAAGCCGAGGCGCTCGGCGACGCGTACGTCGCCACCGAGCACCTGCTCCTGGCGATGGCTGAGAGCAGCACTGCCATCGGGCAGGCCCTCGCCGAGCAGAACGTGACGAAGGAGCGCGTCCTCGAAGCGATGCAGGCCATGCGCGGCGGCCAGCGCGTCACCGACCCCTACGCCGAGGCCAAGTACGAGGCCCTCAACCGCTACGCCCGCGACCTCGGCGAGGCGGCGCGCAAGGGCAAGATCGACCCTGTCATCGGGCGCGACGAGGAGATCCGCCGCGTCCTCCAGATCCTCAGCCGCCGGACCAAAAACAACCCCGTCCTCGTCGGCGAGCCGGGCGTTGGCAAGACCGCGATTGCCGAGGGGCTGGCGATCCGCATCGTCCAGGGCGACGTGCCCGAGGGTCTCAAGTCGAAGCGCCTCCTCGCGCTCGACATGGGCGCGCTGATTGCGGGCGCGAAGTACCGCGGCGAGTTTGAGGACCGGCTCAAGGCCGTCGTCAAAGAGGTCGCCGACTCGGACGGCGAGGTGATCCTCTTCATCGACGAACTCCACACGCTCGTCGGGGCCGGCGCGGCCGAGGGGGCGATGGACGCGGCCAACATCCTCAAGCCTGCCCTCGCCCGCGGCGACCTCCGCGCGATTGGCGCGACGACGCTCGACGAGTTCCGCAAGTACTTCGAGAAGGACAAGGCGCTCGAGCGCCGCTTCCAGATGGTCCTCGTCGGCGAGCCGTCGGTCGAGGACACAGTCGGCATCCTGCGCGGCATCAAGGACCGCTACGAGATGCACCACGGCGTCCGCATCACCGACGGCGCAATCGTCGCTGCGGCCGAGCTCTCGGACCGCTACGTCACCAACCGCTTCCTCCCGGACAAGGCCATCGACCTGGTCGACGAGGCCGCTTCCCGCCTCCGCATCGAGATCGACTCGATGCCGGAAGAACTCGACCAGCTAGAGCGCGAGATCCGCCAGCGCGAGATCGCGCGCGAGGCCGTCAAGCGCGAGGGCGACGACGCACAAGTCGAGGTCATCACCGAGGAGCTGGCCAACCTCGAAGAGGAGCGCGACCGCCTCCGCGCCCGGTGGGAGCAGGAGAAGGCACTCATCGAGGCCGTGCAGGCGGCGAAGGAAGGGATCGACCGCCTCCGCGTCGAAGCCGAGGAGCTCGAGCGCCAGGGCGACTTCGGCCGCGTCGCCGAGATCCGCTACGGCCAGGTCCCCGGCCTGGAAGCGCAGATCGAGGCGACGAATGCTCGGCTCGACGAGCTTCAGGCGGGCGGCGCGCTCCTCAAGGAAGAGGTCGGGGCTTCGGACATCGCCGAGGTCGTCAGCCGCGCCACGGGCATTCCGGTGGCGAAGATGCTGGAGGCGGAGAAGGAAAAACTCCTCGGGATGGAGCGTGACCTGGAGCGCCGCGTGATCGGCCAGTCCGACGCCGTGGCGGCCGTCTCGAACGCCGTCCGCCGGGGCCGCGCCGGACTCCAGGAGGCAAGCCGCCCCATCGGCTCGTTCATCTTCCTCGGCACGACGGGCGTCGGCAAGACCGAACTCGCCAAAGCCCTCGCCGAGCAGCTCTTCGACGACGAGGGTGCCGTCGTCCGCATCGACATGTCGGAGTACCAGGAGCGCCACGCCGTCTCGCGGCTCATCGGCGCACCTCCGGGGTATGTGGGGTATGACGAGGGCGGGCAGCTCACCGAGGCCGTCCGCCGGCGCCCCTACTCGGTCGTCCTCCTCGACGAGTTCGAGAAGGCCCACCCCGAGGTCTTCAACGTCCTCCTGCAAGTCCTCGACGACGGGCGGCTGACCGACAACCAGGGCCGCACGGTCGACTTCACGAACACCATCGTGATTATGACGAGCAACCTCGGCTCGGACCTCATCAAGCGCCGGATGGAACTGGCGGGCGACGAGCCGTTCACCGACGAGCAGGCGGAGGGCCTGCAGACCGACATGCAGAACCTGCTCAAGCAGACGCTCCGGCCGGAGTTCCTCAACCGGATCGATGAGACGATTGTCTTCCAGCCGCTCGGGCGGGTCGAGATCGGCCACATCGTCGGGATCCAGTTCGAGAACCTCCGCCGCCTCGCTGCCAAGAGCGGGATCGACCTCACGCTGACGGACGCGGCGCGGGACTACCTCGCCCGCAAGGGCTACGACCCCGTCTTCGGGGCGCGCCCGCTCAAGCGCGTGCTCCAGCGCGAGATCGCCAACCAACTCGCCGAGCAGATGCTGGACGGGTTCGTCCGCGAGGGCGACACGGTCGAGATCGACGCCCTCCCCGACGGCTCAGGCCTGACGCTCACCACCGACGCCGCCGCGCCGAGTGAGGACGCCGTGACGGCTCCGGCGGCCGAGGCATAG
- a CDS encoding cupin domain-containing protein, producing MSDTSVKKVDSAHSPTGDLGQAYLVSGTRMAMRLWEIGPTDGIGAHTRPYETVGYVIEGKAELHLGEQVVTLAPGDSWLVPEGAEHHYVVHEHLKAVEATAPPAPEAADVSEAADRK from the coding sequence ATGTCCGACACCTCCGTTAAGAAAGTCGACTCCGCCCACTCGCCGACCGGCGACCTCGGCCAGGCCTACCTCGTCTCCGGCACCCGCATGGCGATGCGCCTGTGGGAGATCGGCCCCACCGACGGCATCGGGGCGCACACGCGGCCGTACGAGACCGTCGGCTACGTGATCGAGGGCAAGGCCGAACTGCACCTGGGCGAGCAGGTGGTGACGCTCGCGCCCGGCGACTCGTGGCTCGTCCCCGAAGGCGCGGAGCACCACTACGTCGTCCACGAGCACCTCAAGGCAGTCGAGGCGACAGCGCCGCCTGCGCCGGAGGCGGCCGATGTGTCGGAGGCGGCTGATCGTAAGTAG
- a CDS encoding response regulator — MPDLSPRSLRRRLTLRYVLALTAVAVLVLAGQVLVQLSLHDQAADGREVNLAGRQRMLSQRIAKHALAAVSGMDRDRHLAALDTDVQEWQRVHRDLLRGSDALGLLGLASAPIYASLDSLSGTVEDAGAAAQTLRTAVLRDDDEAAQQALAALLSAEQTFLTAMDRVVFALDADSRSAVAWLRWVEGAMLLVTLLVLFFEARFVFRPAVRWTAESVAKLAEQRELLRTIFNHAPDPIFAIDREERYVMSSHAHAHILGFEDPEQVLGLTVFDIMPAEVAEAISEADRSVMETGEPTLGNELEVSLQGQSRWVVVSCVPLRDDTDAVVGLVGIVRDITEAKQREQEIAEKEALLRTIIDAVPDPIFAKDREGRCIARNLADAHLIGYDSVEPTLGLTVFDAVPEPVAERLWEADLQVMERGEPQIDRETHLAFDGNDRWVLSSKIPLRGEDGEVVGMVGVMRDITEQKQAEVRLREAKEKAEQATRAKSEFLATMSHEIRTPMNGVIGMTSLLLDTDLDAEQQDFVETIRTSGDALLTLINDILDFSKVEAGHLDLEIHPFDLRTVVEEALDLAAPKAAEKGIALAYLIEDGTPGAVEGDAARLRQVLVNLVGNAVKFTAEGSVFVRVAAVPLDPDAGTRCVLHVAVEDTGIGIAEDKLEQVFESFSQADASTTRQHGGTGLGLTISRRLVELMGGRIGVESELGVGSTFRFSVNVAAAASTKRVFLRAEPPELSGRRVLIVDDNAVNRRILGRFAERWGMPAAVAGSGAEALRLASEAADRGQPFEVVLLDMQMPEMDGLAVAEALARTAPRPVVVMLTSIHRDSALAQEGTLDAVLYKPIKPGRLYDTLIGVFEQSEAPAATLAVPEAAPVEAEAAGAEEPSSLRILLAEDNVVNQKVALRMLERLGYRADVAANGAEALAALRLHCEAGQPYEVVLMDVQMPEMDGLEATRRVRAELRHQPYIVALTANAMQGDRERCLNAGADDYLAKPVDVQALRQALEQRTVEVPDASEAAPAVSSAEVSKVRAAVAAQIGDDDPEFVREITSSYLESTESLLNLARASLYANDIAAAVRAAHTLKSSSAQLGFEDLAEQSATLEEDIQNARLAEAASGLRTVEDEFARVRPLVQALLRELPGAEGDTDGPPPGGAHFPNWITKPS, encoded by the coding sequence GTGCCTGATCTCTCACCCCGCTCGCTCCGCCGACGGCTGACGCTGCGCTACGTCCTAGCCCTGACCGCGGTCGCGGTGCTCGTCCTGGCCGGCCAGGTGCTCGTTCAGTTGTCTCTGCACGACCAAGCGGCCGACGGGCGCGAGGTCAACCTCGCCGGGCGGCAGCGGATGCTCAGTCAGCGCATCGCCAAGCACGCCCTGGCCGCGGTCTCCGGCATGGACCGCGACCGGCACCTGGCCGCGCTTGACACCGACGTCCAGGAATGGCAGCGGGTCCACCGAGACCTGCTCCGCGGCAGCGACGCGCTCGGCCTGCTCGGTCTGGCGAGTGCGCCGATCTACGCCTCGCTCGACTCGCTCTCCGGCACGGTCGAGGACGCGGGGGCGGCGGCGCAGACACTGCGGACTGCCGTCTTGCGGGACGACGACGAGGCCGCGCAGCAAGCCCTGGCCGCGCTGCTCAGCGCGGAGCAGACCTTCCTCACAGCCATGGACCGGGTCGTCTTTGCCCTCGATGCCGACTCCCGCTCCGCTGTCGCCTGGCTGCGATGGGTCGAGGGCGCAATGTTGCTGGTCACCCTCCTTGTCCTCTTTTTCGAGGCGCGGTTCGTGTTCCGCCCGGCGGTTCGGTGGACGGCCGAATCGGTGGCCAAGCTCGCCGAGCAGCGTGAGCTGCTCCGCACGATCTTCAACCACGCGCCGGACCCGATCTTCGCCATCGACCGCGAGGAGCGGTACGTGATGTCGAGCCATGCCCACGCCCACATTCTAGGCTTCGAGGACCCCGAGCAGGTCCTCGGCCTGACGGTGTTCGACATAATGCCGGCCGAGGTCGCCGAGGCGATCTCAGAGGCCGACCGGAGCGTGATGGAGACCGGCGAGCCGACACTCGGCAACGAACTCGAGGTGTCGCTGCAAGGGCAGAGCCGCTGGGTCGTCGTGTCCTGCGTCCCTCTCCGCGATGACACCGACGCCGTGGTGGGCTTGGTGGGCATCGTCCGCGACATCACCGAGGCCAAGCAGCGCGAGCAGGAGATCGCCGAGAAGGAGGCACTGCTCCGCACGATCATCGACGCCGTCCCGGACCCCATCTTTGCCAAGGACCGCGAGGGGCGGTGCATCGCGCGCAACCTCGCCGACGCCCACCTCATCGGCTACGACAGCGTCGAGCCCACCCTCGGCCTGACCGTCTTCGATGCCGTCCCCGAGCCCGTCGCCGAGAGGCTGTGGGAGGCCGACCTCCAGGTGATGGAGCGTGGCGAGCCCCAGATCGACCGCGAGACCCACCTCGCCTTCGACGGCAACGACCGGTGGGTGCTCTCGTCCAAGATTCCGCTCCGCGGCGAAGACGGCGAGGTCGTCGGGATGGTTGGCGTCATGCGCGACATCACCGAGCAGAAGCAGGCCGAGGTCCGCCTCCGCGAGGCCAAAGAGAAGGCCGAGCAGGCCACGCGCGCCAAGAGCGAGTTCCTGGCCACGATGAGCCACGAGATCCGCACCCCCATGAACGGCGTCATCGGCATGACCTCGCTGCTCCTGGACACCGACCTGGACGCCGAGCAGCAGGACTTCGTCGAGACGATCCGCACCTCCGGCGACGCGCTGCTGACGCTCATCAACGACATCCTCGACTTCTCCAAGGTCGAGGCCGGCCACCTCGACCTGGAGATCCATCCCTTCGACCTCCGCACGGTCGTCGAGGAGGCGCTGGACCTGGCCGCGCCGAAGGCGGCCGAGAAGGGCATCGCGCTGGCCTACCTGATCGAGGATGGCACGCCGGGGGCGGTCGAGGGCGACGCGGCCAGGCTGCGCCAGGTGCTGGTGAACCTGGTCGGCAACGCGGTCAAGTTCACGGCCGAGGGGAGCGTCTTCGTCCGGGTCGCGGCCGTCCCCCTGGACCCGGACGCCGGGACGCGGTGCGTGCTCCATGTGGCGGTCGAGGACACGGGGATCGGGATCGCCGAGGACAAGCTGGAGCAGGTTTTCGAGAGCTTCAGCCAGGCCGACGCCTCGACGACGCGCCAGCACGGCGGCACGGGCCTGGGGCTGACGATCAGCCGCCGCCTGGTGGAGCTGATGGGGGGACGGATCGGGGTCGAGAGCGAACTCGGTGTCGGCTCCACGTTCCGCTTCAGCGTCAACGTGGCCGCGGCGGCGAGCACGAAGCGCGTCTTCCTGCGCGCCGAGCCGCCGGAGCTCTCGGGCCGGCGCGTGCTGATCGTGGACGACAACGCGGTCAACCGCCGCATCCTCGGGCGCTTCGCCGAGCGCTGGGGAATGCCCGCTGCGGTGGCCGGCTCCGGGGCCGAGGCGCTGCGCCTGGCGTCGGAGGCTGCCGACCGTGGGCAGCCGTTCGAGGTGGTGCTGTTGGACATGCAGATGCCCGAGATGGACGGCCTCGCGGTGGCCGAGGCGCTCGCCCGGACCGCCCCCCGGCCGGTCGTCGTGATGCTGACCTCGATCCACCGCGACAGCGCGCTCGCGCAAGAGGGCACCCTCGACGCGGTGCTCTACAAGCCGATCAAGCCCGGCCGGCTCTACGACACCCTGATCGGCGTCTTCGAGCAGAGCGAGGCCCCCGCCGCGACGCTGGCCGTGCCGGAGGCTGCGCCCGTCGAGGCCGAGGCGGCCGGTGCCGAGGAACCGTCGTCGCTGCGGATCCTCCTGGCCGAGGACAACGTGGTCAACCAGAAGGTGGCGCTGCGCATGCTCGAGCGCCTGGGCTACCGCGCCGACGTGGCCGCCAACGGGGCCGAGGCGCTGGCGGCGCTGCGCCTGCACTGCGAGGCGGGTCAGCCGTACGAGGTGGTGCTGATGGACGTGCAGATGCCGGAGATGGACGGGCTTGAGGCGACGCGCCGGGTGCGCGCGGAGCTGAGGCACCAGCCGTACATCGTGGCGCTGACGGCCAACGCGATGCAGGGGGACCGGGAGCGCTGCCTCAACGCGGGGGCGGACGACTACCTGGCCAAGCCCGTCGACGTCCAGGCGCTGAGGCAGGCGTTGGAGCAGCGCACCGTCGAGGTGCCCGACGCCTCGGAGGCTGCCCCGGCGGTCTCTAGCGCCGAGGTGAGCAAGGTCCGCGCGGCCGTCGCCGCCCAGATCGGCGACGACGACCCGGAGTTTGTCCGCGAGATCACGAGCAGCTACCTCGAAAGCACCGAGTCGCTGCTGAACCTGGCGCGCGCGAGCCTCTACGCCAACGACATCGCGGCGGCCGTCCGGGCCGCGCACACGCTGAAGTCGAGCAGCGCGCAACTCGGGTTCGAGGACCTGGCCGAGCAGTCGGCCACGCTGGAGGAAGACATCCAGAACGCGCGCCTGGCCGAAGCCGCCAGCGGGCTGCGCACAGTCGAAGACGAGTTCGCGCGCGTCCGCCCGCTCGTGCAGGCGCTGCTCCGGGAGCTACCCGGTGCGGAGGGCGACACGGACGGGCCGCCCCCCGGCGGGGCTCACTTCCCGAACTGGATCACCAAGCCGAGCTGA
- a CDS encoding RNA-binding domain-containing protein has product MTIVDLLARREGIDFEVKAAQGREGLGEVPRSVWETYSAMANTQGGEIVLGVKEYPDGTLDILGLARPEQVLKSFWDEANNPNTVNLNILRNHDAQIVEDGGRAVVHISVPRASREQRPVYVGPNPLTSTYRRNHEGDYRCPEREVRRMIADAEQDQRDARILPGYTLNDLDASSVVSYRNEFRSANPNHVWLTEDDLGLLTQLGGWRRDRQTDEMGLTLAGVLMFGSLRAILDALPDYVLDYREVPEDTPRLRWADRVTTDGTWSGNLYSFYRRAFARLTDGLRIPFVTEAGRRVDETPVHRALKEALVNALIHADYSASTPILIQKTHGLFSFRNPGSLRIPPGRVRAGGTSDCRNRNLQKMFQMIGAAEQAGSGFPTIVGAWKDQHWRPPSLVERFEPEHITLRLSMASLLPEDVVARLRARFGEAFAELSEVERTAVVTAAVEGKVSNGRLQDLYDLHPAAITEILGRLVAAGFLVSQGTKRWTTYILSPDRTPNLFDTEEETFDTDQSPTESDQTPGDTDQSPTESDQTPGDTDQSEELDLSPYIRAAGSVRSSGWAPPEATRQALWNALVVAQERNEYLSVDNLTVILNRSKPSIYRYLRALREKIETRFVGDRAPGQGYRAQASR; this is encoded by the coding sequence ATGACGATCGTCGATCTCCTTGCCCGCCGCGAAGGCATCGACTTCGAGGTCAAGGCTGCCCAGGGGCGGGAAGGCCTCGGCGAGGTCCCACGCTCGGTCTGGGAGACCTACTCCGCGATGGCAAATACGCAGGGCGGCGAGATCGTTCTCGGCGTGAAAGAGTACCCGGACGGCACACTGGACATCCTCGGTCTTGCCCGCCCCGAGCAAGTGCTGAAGTCGTTCTGGGATGAGGCCAACAATCCGAATACAGTCAACCTCAACATCCTCCGCAACCACGACGCGCAGATTGTGGAGGACGGGGGGCGGGCCGTTGTCCACATCTCCGTACCGCGCGCCTCCCGCGAGCAGCGGCCGGTGTACGTCGGCCCGAACCCGCTCACCAGTACCTACCGACGCAACCATGAGGGCGATTACCGCTGTCCTGAGCGCGAAGTCCGCCGGATGATCGCCGACGCCGAGCAGGACCAGCGCGACGCCCGCATCCTCCCTGGCTACACTCTCAATGATCTCGACGCCTCCAGCGTCGTGTCCTACCGCAACGAGTTTCGGTCCGCCAACCCGAACCACGTCTGGCTTACCGAGGACGACCTTGGACTGCTAACGCAACTCGGTGGCTGGCGACGCGACCGCCAGACCGATGAGATGGGCCTCACGCTCGCAGGCGTGCTCATGTTCGGCTCGCTGCGCGCCATCTTGGACGCGCTCCCGGACTACGTCCTCGACTACCGCGAGGTCCCGGAAGACACTCCCCGCCTGCGCTGGGCGGACCGCGTCACCACGGACGGGACATGGTCAGGCAACCTGTACAGCTTCTACCGCCGTGCGTTCGCCCGCCTCACCGACGGCCTCCGGATTCCATTTGTGACGGAGGCTGGGCGGCGCGTGGATGAAACGCCCGTCCACCGGGCGCTCAAAGAGGCCCTCGTCAATGCGTTGATCCACGCGGACTATTCCGCAAGTACACCCATCCTAATCCAGAAGACGCACGGTCTGTTCTCATTTCGCAACCCTGGCTCGCTCCGCATCCCGCCCGGGCGCGTCCGCGCTGGAGGCACGAGCGACTGCCGCAATCGGAACCTCCAGAAGATGTTCCAGATGATCGGCGCGGCAGAGCAGGCAGGCTCCGGTTTCCCAACAATCGTAGGTGCCTGGAAGGATCAACACTGGCGTCCTCCAAGCCTGGTCGAGCGGTTCGAGCCCGAGCACATCACGCTGCGTCTGTCGATGGCAAGCCTGCTACCGGAAGATGTTGTCGCAAGGCTACGTGCTCGTTTTGGTGAAGCGTTCGCCGAACTGAGTGAGGTCGAGCGAACAGCCGTCGTGACTGCAGCCGTCGAGGGGAAAGTCAGCAACGGGCGCCTGCAAGACCTCTATGATCTCCACCCAGCCGCTATCACGGAGATTCTGGGCCGACTCGTAGCGGCAGGCTTCCTCGTTTCTCAAGGCACCAAACGTTGGACTACGTACATCCTCTCGCCAGACCGAACTCCAAACCTGTTTGATACAGAAGAGGAGACCTTTGACACTGATCAAAGCCCGACGGAGAGTGATCAAACCCCGGGCGACACTGATCAAAGCCCGACGGAGAGTGATCAAACCCCGGGCGACACTGATCAGTCCGAAGAACTAGACCTCTCCCCTTACATCCGTGCTGCTGGGAGTGTGCGAAGCTCAGGGTGGGCACCTCCAGAAGCGACGCGCCAAGCGCTCTGGAACGCTCTTGTTGTTGCGCAAGAGCGCAATGAGTACCTCAGCGTGGATAATCTGACGGTTATTCTCAACAGGTCTAAACCATCGATCTACCGCTACTTGAGAGCCTTAAGAGAGAAAATCGAAACACGGTTTGTGGGAGACCGCGCTCCTGGTCAGGGCTACCGTGCTCAGGCGTCGCGCTAG